The Carnobacterium mobile DSM 4848 genome includes a window with the following:
- a CDS encoding DUF1934 domain-containing protein, with the protein MEMDLSKGMPAKIKMKTTISQGASVENFAFDETGKVVYMNGAYYIRYQETHDAVEIPVTVKLDASGVVTIIRRGETTTRMRFGEGERYETSYHTPQGMITMETVTRQLRISYRDQPFSGELRMEYDLYFNKEKLGNYKLQLLFTV; encoded by the coding sequence ATGGAAATGGATTTAAGTAAAGGGATGCCGGCTAAAATTAAAATGAAAACGACTATTTCGCAAGGAGCTTCAGTTGAGAATTTTGCATTTGATGAGACAGGCAAAGTAGTGTATATGAATGGAGCTTATTACATACGCTATCAAGAGACGCATGATGCAGTTGAAATTCCGGTAACCGTTAAGTTAGATGCATCGGGAGTGGTGACGATTATTCGCAGAGGAGAAACAACTACACGTATGCGCTTTGGCGAAGGAGAACGGTATGAAACAAGTTACCATACACCGCAAGGGATGATTACGATGGAAACAGTCACTCGTCAATTACGAATCAGTTACCGGGACCAGCCTTTTTCAGGAGAATTACGAATGGAATACGATTTGTATTTCAATAAAGAAAAATTAGGAAA